GTCGCTGCTCCTGGACACCGTACAGTCCGTTGAGACGCAGCTGACGAGGCTGAAAGACGAATGCAGAGAAAGTGAGGAACGCTGCGCCCAGCTCACCAACACCACGGAAACCCTCCAGGGTATGAGCCTCTATCAGGGATTCAGTGTTTTGATGGCAAACCTTGAGCTTTTTACTGACCCATATGAACATCTGATTTTCAGAACAACTagacagaaaaactacagagcaggaggaagcatcTGCAAAGATACAGCAGCTGGAGCAGCAAATTGTTATGGTCAGTACTAACATCTGCATCTGCCTACATTACAGGGATTATCTCTGTGCTCCTTTATGCGGGTTTATTGCTCTTATGGTGCAAAATGGAACGAATCAGCATCATAAACACACCCTTTGCATTTTTTCCTAGTATTATTGAGCATCACCTTCATACCTGCACTGTAAACAGATCTCACTATGCAAATTAGTTGGTCAGTCAACAACAAATATCACATGACTGGTCACAGGAAGCTAAGCAGTGGTGGatgttttacacttttacaaagcAAGACTTCCAGCTAGTGCTACTACTTGTAGCTTTTGAAAGGTTCgcttaaccctgtaagacccaaagaTAGAAGagcaaatttgcaaaaaaataaagaaaataaacaaaaacataaaaatagagaaaatagtattttttttaaaaataaaactgatgttttatttctgcaacagtgggttttacagggttaagcaAGCCAGAAGAGACCTATGACCGAttattggatgttttttttcttgtgttttaatCTGATCTTCTTTTATTTGCTCTTGGCATTAGCGAGTATTTTTGCTTATCCAGGTATAATATTCAGATACATTTAGCTGAAGTGGATCCCAACAATAAAGTGAATTAAACACACAGAAGTGAGTTTTGAAAATGATAACCTGCCTCACACAAATGTGAGCAGCCTGTTTCACCTAAGATATAAACTTCAAAAAGCAGTCTTTGATGACCTGCAAGCTTCATAATCTGTCCAAAACTCGAACCTCAAAGTTTCTCGTGCATTTGTACTGAGTTTCTGTTATCCTGTCTCTCTTCAAACAAGTATAAAAGGTGTTGAAATGGAGCTGGAAACTCGGTATCAGCTGAAGTATAACAAGTACGTCTTAGCATCCTACAAAGTCAGACAACCTTCTCATTTGCACTCTTCCCTCCCCCATCTGTTAAAACACAATTCGCAAAGTCACCCTTTATTACAGGAGCAGGGCAGTCGGACAGGTCTGATCCTCTACACCCAGTCCAGAGACACCGCTTCAGTCTGGACAGGTGACTTCCATGCTTCTCAGACAGACAGAATCAGGGTCATACAGCAGACAGAGAGTGAGGACGTAATCCCTGCTGCACTGATCCACTGAACCGACCTTCACCTCGCTATGCAGCCTGATGCAGAGCGCTGCTGATTTAAACTGAAAGAGCAGTCGCAGAGCCTTTCTAatatttatgtgtctttttaaaaatgccttttatttcttttattcgtacatttttctctttaagatgctttatctgttttatttttttcttttttgtttgttttgtatctatACTTTAATTACAAAGCTGAGTTGTTTTGTCTTGATTGCTGTATAAGTTAAGTTGAATACTGTAAAGTTTTTATTCTTACAGGGAAATATTTCTCTGCATCGTATGATAAGACATCAAATTATTAAGTTTCCAGCCTAgctgcagtttcatttttttggtttgtgtttttcttttttctttcagatgtCAGACACGAATGATGTCTCGGAACTGTCACAGGATTCATCTGAAGCTGAAAAAGGTACAAAGCTGGACTccataaataaaatcacaatgaCCAAATCAGTGTAGTCAGCTTAGTAGCTctacatttgtttgtatttattaggTTATTATGTGTGGAAATGGGGCATAAACTTAGAGCccataacataaaaaaatctaaagtttcTAGTAAATTATTGTTGGAATAACTTAAACAAGTAATAAACGTCAAAtaagaatgtgtttttgttttaactcTAATACTTTAAGATGGAAGTTTTACCTCTATATACCAAAAATCAATCTAGGATATGTAAAGGTTCCCATGTGTTTGATCGattatttttaactgttagAGGAAAGGTTATTTGCTGATCCTTCTGtacccgttttttttttttatgatgtgCAGCCTGTAAATGCACAATAGTCTGAGATTAGACCAagatattaaaaacaacaaagctgTGTGAACTTTGAACAGTATTGTGTTGTAGCAGCCCACACCCTCTATTACAGTGTTTGTTCTCAGACTGAATATCTGCGCTTGATTCACAGATTATGTAAAATGAATGTTAAAACAACATGTGCTTTCTATTATGACATAAAATGTGACATtcttttgtttatgtttgttgatTTTCGCAGCACACATTGTGGcactggagcagcagctggtaGAAAAAGACAATGAGCTGGTTGCCCTTCGAGAATCCCTCATAGTGGCTACGAAGCACAGCTCCGGTGAGGCTCCATCAGGTGAACGCTATGATCAGAGCCCAGATCAGGATGTCAGTGCAGCTCCCCTGGATAGTTCTGCCACCCTCCCTGACTTCATGGAAGATACACAAGAAGAAGAGACCACCTTAGTTGCTGAAGACACCTCAATGCTCTCCATTTCTGCTGGCAATGAAAGCAGCCCAGAGCTAATTGGACACCAGTCTGAGTCCCCAGAAGAATCCAAAGGTACCTCCTCAGACGAAATGGTGGCCAGTAGTGACTCAGAGGTGGCCCACAGCAGCTGGACCCTCCTGGAAGCTGTGAATCAAGATGGAGGTCAGGAGTGGCCCTCCCTCCTGCAGGACTTTAATCAGTCATGGGTGGCAACAAGCATGGAGCAGGAGTCCTCCTCAGTTCAAGTTGAATCTTCATCTGTCATCATCAGAGAGACAGTTCAGGTTCATGTAAGTCAGCAGGATTCATCCTCGACAGAAGCTAACACGCTCTCCGGCCAGGTCTTTGCTCAGGCTTTAGCTGAGGAGCTCCAGAAGAGGTACAGCGAACTGTTGGCTGAGCTGCAGAGGCTCAAAGATGCAGCTGCAGAGTCGCAGGAGAAAATTAAGAGTCTGGAAGAAGAAACAGAGTCTCTCACTGCTGCCAAAGAAGAGGCCGAGTCCAAAGCCACTAATTTTTCAGAGGAGCTAAAGTCAGCCAGAGAGGAGTTGGATAACCACTCCCAGCAAAGCAGCTCTGCAGTAGAGAAGCACGGCGTCGAAATGCAGCTTCTAGAAGAACAGATAgacattttaaacactgaaaataaatccAAGGAGCAGAGAATCCAGGCTTTGCTGACCGATCTGGAAATGGCTCACCAGGCTCTCTCTGAGCAGGAGGGTCAGGCCCGGATGCTCAGTGCACAGCTGGAGGACAGAGAACTTCTCTCCTCTGAGTTAGAAAGGAAGCTTCAAGATATGGAGAGCAGCATACTGGAATACTCTCAGACGTCAGATCTCAATAATGAGTCTTTGTCAAAGAAGGACTCAGAGATCAGTGAGCTACAGATTCTTCTCagccagaaagagaaagagatagTGGAGCTCAATGACAGTATGTCTGCTAAACTCCTGCAGGCAGAAGAAGAGAAGTTTCAGATAGACAGTGAAGTTAGTAAACTGAAGGAGCAGATATTCGTACTTGAAAAAGTCAGAGATGAAAAACAGGATGCAACTGGTGAAGACTCAGCTGTTCATGAAGATGGTGAACTTGCTAGTTTACGAAAGGAGAAAGGAGCACTGGAAACCCAGCTGACAAATGCAAAGAAGAAGTTGCAGGTGGCACTTGTGCAGCGCAAAGAGCTCATGAAGAAGGTTAGTGACTTTGAGATAGAAGCGAAGAAATGGAAAGAGAAAGACGAAAAGGCAGTAGAAGGAGTTTCTGAAAATATCCCAGAGGTAGAAAAACCTAAAGGACATGAGGTTCTAGAGATGGAAGCTAAACTCTTGGAGCTCGAGCAAGCTTTGAAATCCAAAGAAGAGGCAGTTGAGACTCTTGAGCAGAAAATTAGCCAACAGGATCAAGCTCTTGCTGAGACACTCTCTCTGAACAGAAAGCTAAGTGAAGAAGCTGAAAACTCACAGCAGGCTGACATTTCTTCTGAAACAACTGCGTTACAGTCGCAATTGGCTTCTCTTGAAGCAGAGTGTGAAACGCTTCAGAAGAGGGTTCAGGAGGCCCAAGAATCTCGCAAAGAAACCATCcgcaaagcaaaagaaaaagacagacacCACCGTGAAcaactgaagcagcagaaagaagaatacAGTGAGCTGATGGAACGCTTTGAGGTCCAGAATGACGAACGAGAAGTTCTTCTTACTAAACTCAGAGAACTAGAAGAGAAACTGACCAGTGAAAAAGAAGCTCTGCCTGATCAAGAGCCCAAACACAtgagtgaaaatgtggagaagCCTGCATCAAATGACTGGGTCCAGGAGGACTGGGTGGATTTTGCTACATCAGAGACCGATTCATCACAGCCACAATCCAGTGATCCAGCTCAGCATCCTGCAGAGCCGTCTGACGTCATCTCTGCACAAATGGAGGAATCTCTAAAAGCTCTCAGAGAGGAGATCCAGGCTGTGCGGGAGGCAAACACAGAGCTTGAGAAGAAGCTGCAGGAAACACAGgacagtctgtcactgaaggaggCTGAGCTACTGGAACTGGGAAAAGACCTACAAGCactgagagaaaaggaaaagcaaaTTGATGGACTCTCTGAGGAAATTAATGATCTCCAAGTAAAGTATCAACAAGCTGAGTCTAACGCTGAAAGCCTAAAGGTAGAGATGGAAGCTGCAGCCAGTGCAGCATCTGCAACTGCTACATCTTCAATTACAACTCTTCAGGCTGAAGTGGAAGACTTCAAGCAGTTTCTTGATAATAAGAACCATGAAATAATGGAGCTCAGTCAGCAGCTCAGTGAACAGAGCTCACTCATACACTCCATGCAGGACACAGTGTCTCAGAAGGACCAACTCATCACGTCTTTACAGGAAGAACTAAAGActgaacaagaaaaaacacagaggtTAGAGACTGATGTTCCACAGAAGCAAGAGGAAGACAGTGAGGCAAAGATCCAGCAGCTTCAGCGAAAGCTTCAGGCTGCTCTGATCTCCCGCAAAGAGGCcctaaaagaaaacaaaacccagaAAGAGCAGCTGGCATCAACTGAGAAGGTCAtagctgagctgcagcagaaaataaGCTCAGCAGAAGATGAGCTGGAGAAGCTGAGAGCAGAAAGAGTCAGACTGATTGATGAAGTTGACCGAACTTTACTGGAAAACCAAAGTTTAGGATCTTCTTGTGAGAGCCTCAAGCTGGCAATGGAAGGAATTCTCAGCGAGAAAGATGCCTGTAAGAGAGAAGTGGAGTTGGCAAAGGAAGAGGCAACTAGAACATGCAGAGaatgggaggaaaaggtccaaGGCATGAAGGACGAGTACGAGACTCTGCTCAAGTCTTATGAAAACGTGAGCGATGAGGCAGAGCGAGTGAGACGAGTCCTGGAAGCCGCCAGGCAGGAGAGACAGGAGCTGGCTGCCAAGGTGAGAAGTCATGAGGCTGCAAGACAGGAAGCTGAAAGACAAGCAGAGGAAGCACAGAAGGACGTGGATTCAgtgaaagacaaaatgagaaagtttgccaaaacaaagcagcaaaaaatattagaGTTGGAGGAGGAGAATGAGAGACTCAGAGAGATGCAGGAAAAGCCTGTAATAAAACGAGAGGACAGGGCTCTCAAAGCTGAAGTTGAACAGCTTCAGGAAGAACTGGAAGCTGTGAAAGCTGAGTTGGAGACTACAGCATCAGAAAGAGACTCTTTAGGGCAGCAGATTGAAGAGCTGAAGGGACAAGTTGCccaaatgagagaaaaagacGGTGAGATTTCAGTTATTCCGCTGAGCTCTGCAGCTGTTGTAGAAGAGGTTGTGACTGTCCAACAGTCAGACACCATCATGACTGCAACAAAACCTGTTGAGAGTCAAtatgaagacaaagaaaaaccttTCACCCTAGAAGAAGCTCAGGATGAACAAATAGCTGCGGTgtctgtgacaaaaacacatttgcagccaactgaagaaaaagaaaaagcagaaatgacTGAAAGTGCTCAAACgttattagaaaataaaatgagggAGATTGAGGCGGCTGTtaacacagagagagaactGTGGCAGGAACGGGAGGCTGAACTCAAAGCTGAACTGGCCTCTCTTGAACGAGATCTTCAGGAGAGTAAAGAGAAGGAAAGCCTTATAGCCTCTTTAGAGAAGTGCCTTCAAGAgagcaaagagagagaaaagagccTAATAGAAGAGGCTTCAAAAAGGGAAACCCAGTTCAAAGAACTCCTCAGAAGCCTTGAAACTGAAAAAGACAACCTGGAGGAGCGTCTGATGAATCAGTTAGCTCAGCTGAACGGGAGCATCGCTGGCTACCAGCAAGAGGCAGCAGACAACCGGGAACACCTCACTGAACTGCAGCGGGAGGTGGAAAGGTTAGAGAGGGAGCGAGCGGAGCTGGAGGCCGAGGCTCAGAGCGAGAAGGACCGAGCTGCCAGGCTGGAAGAGGACATGAGACAAGCCCAGCGAGAAAGAGCTGAGGCTGAAGCAGAGTCTGGAAAGCAGAGGgagctggagcagcagctgaggtCTGCTCAGAGGGTCAAAGAAGGCAGCCAGACCAGAGCACGTCAGCTGGAAGAGCTGCTGAGGGAGAAGCAGCTGGAAGTCCGTCAGCTGCAGAAGGACTGCATCCAGTACCAGGAGAGGATCAGCGAACTGGGTAGAGAAGCTAAGGCTCTGCAGCTAGGCCACAATGAGCTCAGCAGCAAGCTAGAACAGTCTCAGCTGGAGACGTCCAAAACTCTAGAGGACCTGAAAAAGACTGAAACAGAGTTGGATAGTTGCAAATCCCAACTAGAACAGTCACAGAAACAGGCAAGTGAGGCCTTAGCAGCAAAAGCGACCATCGAACAGAGTATCCAGGAGAGAGAGGCCATGCTGAAAGCTGAGGCAGAGCAAACCCTGGACTCTGTGAGATTCAGGCTGGGAGCTGAGCTGAAGGAGATGGAGCTGAGACTAGAGGAGGCctacagagagagggagaaggaagaggacGCTACTCTGGAGGCCAGAGAGATGGCAGAAGGAGCTGAGCGACGAGCACAAGAGATGCAAGCCCGTCTGGATGAGTCTCTGGCCAGGTTAGCTGCCTTCTCACGCTGCATGTCGTCCCTGCAAGACGACCGGGACAGAGTTTTGGACGAGGCCCGGCAGTGGGAGACTCGCTTTCATGGTGCTCTGCAGGGTAAAGAGGCTGAAGTCCGTGAGGCTGAAACACGAGCCAAGGAACTTGCAGAACAGCTTCAGAAAGAAACTGCACTGAAAGAGGAACTGAAACTTTCAGTTGACAGGTAAAAATCCCCTCTGAAGTTATCTTTTTTCCTATGTCAACcatttattatgttttgttttttaactcaaaaatcgtgttttttctccatttcagATTAGAGAAAGCAGACAAAGAGTGGCAGCTGAGgttggaagaagaagaaaagaaagtctCAGAGAGCCGAGCTGCCCTCGAGGAGGAGAAAGGGAAGCTTCAGCAAACTACAGCTGAGTTGGAGTCTGCACAGAATGAAGGCCAGGCCCTGAAAACTGAGATGGAGAGTTCAGTGCAGAGAACTCGGGCTCTGGAGGAGGCTGTCGGAAGGCTGCAGGGTGAAGCAGACCAGGCCAGGACTGAGCTGAGGGAGCGGGAAGCCGAAGAGAGACGTCTCTGTCTGAACATGGAACAGCTGGAGACGGACCTGCGATCCTCTAAGGCCTTGACGGAGAGCTTGCAGACTGAGTTACATGAGAAGGAAAGGAGGGAAGTAGAGATGCTGGGGGAGAAGGAGCAAGCTGTGGCTCAggtaaacatgttttcatttactGAGAATTCATGGGGCAGATATTAGATATTGTCAGTGCATTTGTTTACTTGCTATAATGAGGAATCCTGAGTCTCAGTTGTCCTTTAAGAATATTTAATATGCATTGGAGAATTGAAGCATGTACATGGACCTTTTTGGTTTGGAAAACCACAGTACTCTGTGATTAATACACAAGAGAGTTGCTGTAGCCAACTTCCCCAAAAAGGATGCCTAACTTAACATTACACAGAGTTTTGTATGAGAATGTGCTTCTATCtgattggtctatagttggggTTTAAACTTGAACCCCCCAAAACATCTTCCGTCTTCAGCCAATCCGTACCATCTTCACCCTGAAGGACAATGTGTGAATGTAGAGATGTTTCTACTGTGTTGTGAGGACTGAATGTGGTGTGTATGTGAGTTCCTGATAACGCAGAAGTGAGGTGGATGTGGTGTTTTGTTCATGTGCAGCGtgttctctgtttttcctgtcAAGGTTGTTGTGGAGCCTCGCAGGGAAGCAGAAGCTCTAACCTTTATAATGTTCTGTCTGTTAATTTGTAGCTGTTGTGCATTAGTAGCGGTTAAACACTCAGTTATTCAGCTTCTGTTATGCAGCCACTTATATTCGTTCATCACATACTTAATTTCACATGCAACAACCAATATTTATAGCATTACAACTATTACTGAAATATTATTCCCAGCAGTATTCTTGACTAATTTCTCATCGGTGTCGTTTGTTTTCTAGGCTGCGGAGGAGGCCAGAAAGGAGGCTGACAGCAGGGCACAAGAAGCTGAGGAGGACCTGgagcagagaagaggagaagTTCGGGATCTGGAAGAAAAACTGCGAAAGACGGAAGAAGagagcaacaacagaaaaaccaGGCTGGACTCTTTTATGAAGGCCATGGGCTCCCTGCAGGACGACAGAGACAGAGTCCTCAACATGTACAAGCAGCTGGAAGAGAAACACTTGCAGGTAGTGTACAAAAAAACGACATGGTATCACATACATGGACTTTGTTTTATTGTCCGTTATAATATCTTTGCTGTGTCTCAGGTAATGGTGGAGAAGGACGGTTTGATCCAAGAGGCGGCAGGAGAGAATAACAGCCTGAAGGAAGAGTTGCGCTCTCTGCTGGTCCAGAGAGACGATCTGTACGCTGAAAAGGCCAAACTGTCTGCTCAGCTTCATGGCTATCGTGAAGAACTTAACCAAGTCCTGAGTATGAAGGAGTCTCAACACAAACAGCTTCTGGCCGCCCAAAGAGGACGTATTGCAGCTTTAGAAATGGAACGTGAGGAGCTGGAAAATCAGTTAAAGAACCTCAGCAGAGCCAGAGAGACGCAAGTAGAAGCAGCGGTACACAGAGTGGAGAGTGAGACTCTGAGTCAGGCTGCTGACAGCAGACCAGCATCACAGGTGATTGATGCTCCTGGTGCAGAAGTGGAGAAGCTGAGAGAGCAGCTGCAGGCATCTAGAGAACAAGTGGAGGCTCTGGAGGAGACTCTACAGAGGGAGAGGCAGGAGCAGGACAGCAAGAGCAAAGAGCTAGCCGAGCTTCGATGGGAGGGAGGCGTGATGCGAACAGAGTCAGAAAGCGCTCAGGAGAGGGTGGCAGAGCTGGCCAGAGACCTGCTGGCTGTTGAACAGAAGCTGCTGGAAGAGAAAGAGGCCACAAACCAGCTGAGAGCAGAGAACCAGTCATTTGCTAAAGCCATGGCCTCCATCCAGGACAGCAGGGACCAGGCAGTGAACAAGGCCCAGGAACTGAGCCTGAGACTGGAGGAGatcagcaaagcaggaggcccCACAGCTCCCAGCAGCCCTGGAGGCTCCACTGGAGAAGTGTGGGGGCTGAAGAACGCACTGCAAGCCCTGCAGAACGACAGGGAGAGGCTGGTGAGTGACTTGTGAGCTCCTCTTGGTTGTACCTTTGATAAGTTCTTATTGACATTTCCAGGATTTCCACACATATTTCCTCCATCCTTTTTATGTGCAGCTGGAGCAACTTAAAACACAGACGTCTGAGCTGGAGAAGCAGAAGTCAGAGCTGGCGCGACTGGGAGCTGGAGAGCTGATTAAAGTCAGTCAGGAGCTGTttgaagagaagaagaggagtgAAGACATGCTGGGTGTCATAGCACAGCTAGAAAATGTGGCGACGATGGGAAAGCACGAAATCGAGACTCTCAGGTGACGCTACGCTGCAAAACTAGCTTTTTTcatagtttgtttttaatgcaaaatggATTTATTGTGTGCgactttgtgctttttttattttttttatttttttttttttaggctcGAACGAATTGATTGGATGGCTCA
This is a stretch of genomic DNA from Amphiprion ocellaris isolate individual 3 ecotype Okinawa chromosome 21, ASM2253959v1, whole genome shotgun sequence. It encodes these proteins:
- the golgb1 gene encoding golgin subfamily B member 1 isoform X3 produces the protein MLSRLATVLQELSGEEGPDGDPQGMLVPQLPAGEGQAPAESEVPEEAMERLAHLEQLVVQLKELIRDKDTLLIQKDTELTSKDAQLKNERDEAEARFTKLKLQAKAKMASLNKQITDLKGQGGATSPDSSFTGAAVEEELQEVKNKLSEEEATSKELKERLQATEQLLQEKESAHAEQLMKLQAVVCEKDVRFQEQIQKHEEELLRVTTQSQNDGELQQALHAAQRRCEELEEALNSRSQVLEMLQQEVSSADQQKQILTAQFRQMEQELAEAVKLREEDRQQWAAQASRADADLAALRGSLEALESERMEVARQESELASFREAELVSQEALQKEKMEVARLETQLSLMKEAELAALQASSEASERDRAEIARLKSELASMRESESAAVPLRQDASESDKSEVDKLEKELPTLRAEQEDTQNRGEILAEIWRHLRLLAVENVPEEIPVPADLSLLLDTVQSVETQLTRLKDECRESEERCAQLTNTTETLQEQLDRKTTEQEEASAKIQQLEQQIVMMSDTNDVSELSQDSSEAEKAHIVALEQQLVEKDNELVALRESLIVATKHSSGEAPSGERYDQSPDQDVSAAPLDSSATLPDFMEDTQEEETTLVAEDTSMLSISAGNESSPELIGHQSESPEESKGTSSDEMVASSDSEVAHSSWTLLEAVNQDGGQEWPSLLQDFNQSWVATSMEQESSSVQVESSSVIIRETVQVHVSQQDSSSTEANTLSGQVFAQALAEELQKRYSELLAELQRLKDAAAESQEKIKSLEEETESLTAAKEEAESKATNFSEELKSAREELDNHSQQSSSAVEKHGVEMQLLEEQIDILNTENKSKEQRIQALLTDLEMAHQALSEQEGQARMLSAQLEDRELLSSELERKLQDMESSILEYSQTSDLNNESLSKKDSEISELQILLSQKEKEIVELNDSMSAKLLQAEEEKFQIDSEVSKLKEQIFVLEKVRDEKQDATGEDSAVHEDGELASLRKEKGALETQLTNAKKKLQVALVQRKELMKKVSDFEIEAKKWKEKDEKAVEGVSENIPEVEKPKGHEVLEMEAKLLELEQALKSKEEAVETLEQKISQQDQALAETLSLNRKLSEEAENSQQADISSETTALQSQLASLEAECETLQKRVQEAQESRKETIRKAKEKDRHHREQLKQQKEEYSELMERFEVQNDEREVLLTKLRELEEKLTSEKEALPDQEPKHMSENVEKPASNDWVQEDWVDFATSETDSSQPQSSDPAQHPAEPSDVISAQMEESLKALREEIQAVREANTELEKKLQETQDSLSLKEAELLELGKDLQALREKEKQIDGLSEEINDLQVKYQQAESNAESLKVEMEAAASAASATATSSITTLQAEVEDFKQFLDNKNHEIMELSQQLSEQSSLIHSMQDTVSQKDQLITSLQEELKTEQEKTQRLETDVPQKQEEDSEAKIQQLQRKLQAALISRKEALKENKTQKEQLASTEKVIAELQQKISSAEDELEKLRAERVRLIDEVDRTLLENQSLGSSCESLKLAMEGILSEKDACKREVELAKEEATRTCREWEEKVQGMKDEYETLLKSYENVSDEAERVRRVLEAARQERQELAAKVRSHEAARQEAERQAEEAQKDVDSVKDKMRKFAKTKQQKILELEEENERLREMQEKPVIKREDRALKAEVEQLQEELEAVKAELETTASERDSLGQQIEELKGQVAQMREKDGEISVIPLSSAAVVEEVVTVQQSDTIMTATKPVESQYEDKEKPFTLEEAQDEQIAAVSVTKTHLQPTEEKEKAEMTESAQTLLENKMREIEAAVNTERELWQEREAELKAELASLERDLQESKEKESLIASLEKCLQESKEREKSLIEEASKRETQFKELLRSLETEKDNLEERLMNQLAQLNGSIAGYQQEAADNREHLTELQREVERLERERAELEAEAQSEKDRAARLEEDMRQAQRERAEAEAESGKQRELEQQLRSAQRVKEGSQTRARQLEELLREKQLEVRQLQKDCIQYQERISELGREAKALQLGHNELSSKLEQSQLETSKTLEDLKKTETELDSCKSQLEQSQKQASEALAAKATIEQSIQEREAMLKAEAEQTLDSVRFRLGAELKEMELRLEEAYREREKEEDATLEAREMAEGAERRAQEMQARLDESLARLAAFSRCMSSLQDDRDRVLDEARQWETRFHGALQGKEAEVREAETRAKELAEQLQKETALKEELKLSVDRLEKADKEWQLRLEEEEKKVSESRAALEEEKGKLQQTTAELESAQNEGQALKTEMESSVQRTRALEEAVGRLQGEADQARTELREREAEERRLCLNMEQLETDLRSSKALTESLQTELHEKERREVEMLGEKEQAVAQAAEEARKEADSRAQEAEEDLEQRRGEVRDLEEKLRKTEEESNNRKTRLDSFMKAMGSLQDDRDRVLNMYKQLEEKHLQVMVEKDGLIQEAAGENNSLKEELRSLLVQRDDLYAEKAKLSAQLHGYREELNQVLSMKESQHKQLLAAQRGRIAALEMEREELENQLKNLSRARETQVEAAVHRVESETLSQAADSRPASQVIDAPGAEVEKLREQLQASREQVEALEETLQRERQEQDSKSKELAELRWEGGVMRTESESAQERVAELARDLLAVEQKLLEEKEATNQLRAENQSFAKAMASIQDSRDQAVNKAQELSLRLEEISKAGGPTAPSSPGGSTGEVWGLKNALQALQNDRERLLEQLKTQTSELEKQKSELARLGAGELIKVSQELFEEKKRSEDMLGVIAQLENVATMGKHEIETLRLERIDWMAQAEQLKQQTLTTLSERDQQLRQLTSMLEEARAHKPKLQQEHYQREQGTEEVDSAPGAPQERSSLLDSHAYIAEVKELQRRLDEETQQRLAVEEQLMATRDRLTRHSQATWHSAKDGDHSETAVFIEPPEGAVTRTRRGGPGLMRMLRVAFCSRQRTPLLLSLYLLTVHVLLLLCLGGYL